Proteins from a single region of Pseudomonas sp. 10S4:
- a CDS encoding EboA domain-containing protein, with the protein MKMDVTAPSSTALEMRHDRLAEQRQALTQQLDEAEQQWWRQAQERLTQHPNANTAALLSSQCKRNLKEHALPNNAGWSHIQLARALLLAQVLEQQPADGQLPLLRQLFLWGDDQEKIATLKALDWLDSRGLCVELALQAGRTSNSQVFAALALDTHYPSRHYPERAFHQLVLKALGMGLDVRRLIGLTQRLSVPLNQLALDLLDEQLAAERTVSAGLPLAIAFNLLSPAQHQRLAGLSQQQRLPPEWRDRLAGTSPN; encoded by the coding sequence ATGAAAATGGACGTCACTGCGCCGTCATCAACGGCCCTCGAAATGCGCCACGACCGCCTCGCCGAACAACGCCAGGCCTTGACCCAACAGCTCGATGAAGCCGAGCAGCAGTGGTGGCGCCAGGCACAGGAGCGGCTTACCCAACACCCGAACGCCAACACCGCGGCGCTCTTGAGCAGTCAGTGCAAGCGCAACCTCAAGGAGCATGCACTGCCCAACAATGCCGGCTGGAGCCACATCCAACTGGCGCGCGCGTTGTTGCTGGCGCAGGTCCTTGAGCAACAGCCCGCCGACGGGCAACTGCCCCTGCTGCGCCAGTTGTTTCTGTGGGGCGACGATCAGGAAAAGATCGCCACCTTGAAGGCCCTCGACTGGCTCGATAGCCGTGGGCTGTGCGTGGAGCTGGCGTTGCAGGCCGGGCGTACCAGTAACAGCCAGGTGTTTGCCGCCCTCGCCCTCGACACCCACTACCCGTCACGTCATTACCCCGAACGGGCCTTCCATCAACTGGTACTGAAGGCGTTGGGCATGGGGCTCGACGTACGACGTCTGATCGGCCTGACGCAACGACTCAGCGTCCCCCTTAATCAGTTGGCCCTCGACCTGCTGGACGAACAGCTCGCGGCCGAACGAACGGTGTCCGCCGGGTTGCCCCTGGCGATTGCCTTCAACCTGCTCAGCCCGGCGCAACACCAGCGCCTGGCAGGCCTGAGTCAGCAGCAACGCTTGCCGCCGGAATGGCGTGACCGCTTGGCCGGCACCTCACCGAACTAA
- the eboE gene encoding metabolite traffic protein EboE gives MNAGTGWAAAQVGYCSNVHPTRDLAGLRSSIEQHFQGVRTLRRLNEQDSGLWISALAAAELQQTSARSEFLSLLQRSGLRLTSLNGFPYGQFHDGAVKAEVYLPSWAEPKRLAYSLNLAQILALALPPDCHQGVISSVPLGYAASWNPTLQQHAEYQLRQLTASLARLHLKTGKKIVFCLEMEPDCVLENTDQAIAFFRRWQTTDPHYEYLALCFDVCHQAVMFEDCYQSLDRLRQARVPIGKIQLSNALICRLPSQDDNRREHVLKTLGEFAETTYLHQVKARDAQDRLMAWADLPAALDDCAKHPGQYPELRIHFHIPLFSEHLLLPELSGSQIALSQTFDFLASHGDFRPVLEVETYSWGVLPVQLRPTTEYAQLQGIAAELHWVEEQLRQRQLLQPQAQEAYADAL, from the coding sequence ATGAATGCCGGCACGGGGTGGGCTGCCGCGCAGGTCGGTTATTGCAGCAACGTGCATCCGACCCGTGACCTGGCCGGGCTACGGTCCTCCATCGAACAGCACTTTCAGGGCGTGCGCACGCTACGCAGGCTGAACGAGCAGGACAGTGGACTGTGGATCAGTGCCCTCGCCGCGGCCGAATTACAGCAGACATCGGCGCGTTCGGAGTTCCTGAGTCTGCTGCAACGCAGTGGGCTACGTCTGACCTCGCTTAACGGTTTTCCCTACGGCCAATTTCATGATGGCGCGGTGAAAGCCGAGGTCTACCTGCCCAGTTGGGCCGAACCAAAACGGTTGGCGTACAGCCTGAATCTGGCGCAAATCCTCGCGCTGGCCTTGCCGCCAGACTGCCATCAGGGAGTGATTTCCAGCGTGCCGCTGGGCTATGCCGCCAGTTGGAACCCGACGTTACAGCAACATGCCGAATATCAACTGCGCCAACTCACCGCCTCACTGGCCAGGCTGCATCTGAAGACTGGCAAGAAAATCGTGTTCTGCCTGGAGATGGAGCCGGACTGCGTGCTGGAAAACACTGACCAGGCCATCGCCTTCTTCCGCCGCTGGCAAACCACTGACCCGCACTATGAGTATTTAGCGCTGTGTTTTGATGTCTGCCACCAGGCTGTGATGTTCGAAGACTGCTATCAGTCGCTGGACAGGCTGCGTCAGGCACGGGTGCCCATCGGCAAGATTCAGCTGTCCAACGCATTGATTTGTCGCCTGCCCTCTCAAGACGACAACCGGCGTGAACACGTTCTCAAGACCTTGGGCGAATTTGCCGAAACCACCTACCTGCATCAAGTGAAAGCTCGCGATGCACAGGACCGGTTAATGGCCTGGGCGGACCTTCCCGCCGCCCTCGACGATTGCGCAAAGCACCCGGGGCAATACCCCGAACTGAGGATTCATTTCCACATCCCACTGTTCAGCGAACACTTGCTGTTGCCCGAGCTCAGCGGCAGTCAGATCGCCCTGTCGCAGACCTTCGATTTTCTCGCCAGCCATGGGGATTTTCGTCCGGTGCTGGAAGTGGAAACCTACAGTTGGGGCGTCCTTCCCGTCCAGTTGCGGCCCACTACCGAGTACGCCCAACTCCAGGGGATCGCCGCAGAATTGCACTGGGTCGAAGAGCAACTGCGGCAGCGGCAATTGCTGCAACCACAAGCGCAGGAGGCGTACGCCGATGCCCTCTGA
- a CDS encoding alkaline phosphatase family protein translates to MPSDHPRQPLLLINVVGLTPALLGAATPHINALLKTAKMASLQPVFPAVTSTVQASILTGLPPSEHGIVGNGWYFRDQAEVRFWLQPNALIQGEKVWQELKRELPGFRCSQLFWWYNMYADVDAAITPRPHYPADGRKMFGLYSSPASLRERIERQIGEFPFPSFWGPAAGIKSSRWIVDCAIAEFQLDRPDLQLIYLPHLDYSLQRLGPDHPSIADEVRAIDSEVGRLLTFAQEQGAAVMLLSEYGIEAVQQSVSINRVLRSEGLLEVRQSLSWELLDPGASAAFAVADHQIAHIYVKQAQDIPRVKALLQCQPGIEQVLDKAEQRAWQLDHPRSGELVTVAAAGYWFDYYYWFDDRKAPDFARTVDIHRKPGYDPLELFIDPAIRFPKLKVARRLLQKKLGFRYYMDLIPLDTGLVRGSHGRLPGSAQTGPLLITNCDLPLPQHLAATAVKQLLLQHFLGHPHTDLANAKELPCGEPFL, encoded by the coding sequence ATGCCCTCTGATCATCCGCGTCAACCGCTGCTGCTGATCAACGTGGTCGGGCTGACGCCAGCGCTGCTGGGAGCCGCGACGCCTCACATCAATGCCCTGTTGAAAACGGCAAAAATGGCCAGCCTGCAACCGGTGTTTCCGGCCGTCACGTCGACGGTGCAGGCCTCGATCCTTACCGGCCTACCGCCGTCGGAGCACGGCATCGTGGGCAATGGCTGGTATTTTCGCGATCAGGCCGAAGTACGCTTCTGGCTGCAACCCAACGCACTGATCCAGGGTGAAAAGGTCTGGCAGGAACTCAAGCGTGAGCTACCCGGGTTTCGCTGCAGCCAGTTGTTCTGGTGGTACAACATGTACGCGGACGTGGATGCCGCCATCACCCCGCGCCCTCACTACCCGGCCGATGGCCGCAAAATGTTCGGTCTGTATTCGTCACCGGCATCGTTGCGCGAGCGTATCGAGCGGCAGATTGGCGAGTTCCCTTTTCCGAGTTTTTGGGGCCCGGCGGCCGGCATTAAGTCGAGCCGCTGGATCGTCGATTGCGCCATCGCCGAATTCCAGCTCGATCGCCCTGACCTGCAGTTGATCTACCTGCCCCATCTCGACTACAGCCTGCAGCGTCTGGGCCCCGATCATCCGTCGATTGCTGACGAGGTACGGGCTATCGACAGTGAAGTCGGTCGCCTGCTGACCTTCGCCCAGGAGCAAGGCGCAGCGGTGATGCTGCTGTCCGAATACGGGATCGAAGCCGTCCAGCAATCTGTTTCGATCAACCGCGTGTTGCGCTCGGAAGGTTTGTTAGAGGTGCGCCAATCGTTGAGCTGGGAATTGCTCGACCCCGGCGCCAGCGCAGCCTTTGCCGTTGCCGATCATCAGATCGCGCATATCTACGTGAAGCAGGCTCAAGACATCCCCCGCGTCAAAGCGCTGTTGCAGTGTCAGCCCGGCATCGAGCAGGTGCTGGATAAGGCCGAGCAACGGGCCTGGCAGCTGGATCATCCTCGCAGTGGCGAGTTGGTGACCGTGGCCGCAGCGGGTTACTGGTTCGATTACTACTACTGGTTCGATGATCGCAAGGCCCCCGACTTTGCCCGCACCGTGGACATCCATCGCAAGCCCGGCTACGACCCGCTGGAGCTGTTCATCGACCCGGCCATTCGTTTCCCCAAATTGAAAGTGGCGCGCCGCCTGCTGCAGAAAAAGCTCGGCTTTCGCTACTACATGGACCTGATCCCGCTGGACACCGGACTGGTCCGCGGCAGTCATGGCCGCCTGCCCGGTAGCGCGCAGACCGGCCCGCTGCTCATCACCAATTGTGATCTGCCGTTGCCGCAACACCTTGCGGCCACGGCAGTGAAACAACTGCTCCTGCAGCATTTCCTGGGGCACCCACACACCGACCTGGCCAATGCCAAGGAGCTTCCATGCGGCGAGCCATTTCTATAA
- a CDS encoding DUF2599 domain-containing protein: MYPAVRSSMALAWTLPLAFCAVAAQPPLDPLQTLNRINHNYNVLKDACQEPDTGAARGHYYCSGVTLRMVNDGAFNPWDYSPYAIKIGATSYSWIRKDLSTRILIHPAGFILRTPTDAAALNLPIKEQGWTCIYAFDGGTGPERKWYGCGFFDSREPPRAAQGAMNNRNAALAYGTCAEATVSTAEQWTQKYTGLMKGPIQYSQCSWNAEKPSDWNAMIRVHESRPNTTNKDPFAFSAQVNEFMLKNASATNDGSENMKYIDAFIYNVNSTQNFATRGDQLPPKPEDGLNSARNFQKKLQAQGYSVPVLRLDFTKPAEQRFSYVAADQAIDLTVAGGAQPTPAKPAPSYIAAATWIERYDPGSKKNEWTLQVTPTAQGKAIQASDQDALYKELFELRGADSQWRDNEKSPGSMRQQLSCLVQNYPAKTEWNLEPFRPNVTPQEAAKAGCNPLPLQAPQYIASADWVKRYDPGTRKDEWTLSVVPTAAGRALPNEQAGAFYDQLFTLKGADSNWRDNESSAGSMRQQLSCVLVNYRSKTPWNLEPFRPALSESETRAAGCNPVQR, encoded by the coding sequence ATGTACCCAGCCGTTCGTTCGTCTATGGCCCTGGCCTGGACCCTGCCCCTGGCGTTCTGTGCAGTTGCCGCCCAGCCGCCGCTCGATCCGCTACAGACCCTGAACCGCATCAACCACAACTACAACGTCCTCAAGGACGCCTGCCAGGAACCCGATACCGGTGCCGCGCGCGGTCACTACTACTGCAGCGGCGTGACCTTGCGTATGGTCAACGACGGGGCATTCAACCCTTGGGACTACAGCCCCTACGCGATCAAGATCGGCGCGACCTCCTACTCCTGGATCCGCAAGGACCTGAGCACCCGGATTCTCATTCACCCGGCCGGTTTTATCCTGCGTACCCCAACCGATGCGGCGGCCTTGAACCTGCCGATCAAGGAACAGGGCTGGACCTGCATCTACGCCTTCGATGGCGGTACCGGGCCGGAGCGCAAATGGTACGGCTGCGGCTTCTTCGACAGCCGCGAGCCACCGCGTGCGGCCCAGGGCGCGATGAACAACCGCAACGCCGCCCTGGCCTACGGCACCTGCGCGGAAGCCACAGTCAGCACCGCCGAGCAATGGACCCAGAAATACACCGGACTGATGAAGGGGCCGATCCAATACAGCCAGTGCTCCTGGAACGCAGAAAAACCGAGTGACTGGAACGCCATGATCCGGGTCCACGAGTCCCGGCCGAACACCACCAACAAGGATCCCTTCGCCTTCAGTGCCCAGGTCAACGAGTTCATGTTGAAGAATGCCTCGGCGACCAACGACGGCAGCGAAAACATGAAGTACATCGATGCCTTCATCTACAACGTCAACAGCACGCAAAACTTCGCCACCCGCGGTGACCAGTTGCCACCGAAACCGGAGGACGGCCTGAACAGCGCGCGCAACTTCCAGAAGAAACTCCAGGCACAGGGCTACAGCGTGCCGGTCCTGCGGCTGGACTTCACCAAGCCGGCGGAGCAGCGTTTCAGCTATGTCGCCGCCGACCAGGCGATAGACCTGACGGTTGCTGGCGGTGCACAGCCGACGCCGGCGAAACCGGCGCCCAGCTACATCGCTGCGGCTACCTGGATCGAGCGTTACGACCCGGGCAGCAAGAAAAACGAATGGACCCTCCAGGTCACACCCACCGCTCAGGGCAAGGCGATCCAGGCCAGCGACCAGGACGCCTTGTACAAGGAACTGTTCGAGCTGCGTGGAGCCGATAGCCAGTGGCGCGACAACGAGAAATCACCGGGCAGCATGCGCCAGCAACTGAGCTGTCTGGTGCAGAACTATCCGGCCAAGACCGAATGGAACCTGGAACCGTTTCGCCCCAATGTCACACCCCAGGAAGCGGCCAAGGCCGGTTGCAATCCGCTGCCGCTACAGGCACCGCAATACATCGCGTCTGCCGATTGGGTCAAGCGTTACGACCCCGGCACCCGCAAGGATGAATGGACCTTGAGCGTGGTGCCCACGGCGGCTGGCCGCGCGTTGCCCAACGAGCAGGCCGGGGCTTTTTACGACCAGTTGTTCACCCTCAAGGGCGCAGATAGCAACTGGCGTGACAATGAAAGTTCCGCCGGCAGCATGCGCCAGCAATTGAGCTGCGTACTGGTCAACTACCGCAGCAAGACGCCCTGGAATCTCGAGCCTTTCAGGCCTGCGTTGTCGGAGAGCGAGACCCGGGCCGCAGGTTGCAACCCAGTGCAGCGTTGA
- a CDS encoding UbiA family prenyltransferase, whose product MSQTPLNLKTWMTLGRVSNLPTVWTNTLAAALLASSAGALAPPSSLVWILLLATLSLLYLAGMLLNDLLDADWDQQHHNPRPITLGLVSRQQVRLATVLLLMLAAASVLGLSRLIDQPHWLLGSVTLLAGCIFGYNLLHKKYAHSVWLMGACRSTLYLTAAASLAVPPEPIWLCAILLGVYISGLTYLARNEHNNQLLSRLPLILMLSPLALAIYSDNLWFWPVLLIWLGWLGWHYWHNLANPQHRKVRAFIGAGLAALPLFDALVMAVANQPLGSLLCVLVFFLLPHFQRWIKPT is encoded by the coding sequence ATGAGCCAGACACCGCTGAATCTGAAGACCTGGATGACCCTCGGCCGGGTGTCCAACCTGCCCACCGTATGGACCAACACCCTGGCCGCCGCGCTGCTGGCCAGCAGTGCCGGGGCCCTGGCGCCGCCGTCGTCGTTGGTGTGGATCCTGCTGCTGGCCACACTGTCGCTGCTGTATCTGGCCGGCATGTTGTTGAACGATCTACTGGATGCCGACTGGGACCAACAACACCATAACCCTCGGCCCATCACCCTGGGCCTGGTCAGTCGACAACAAGTGCGCCTGGCCACTGTGTTGTTGCTGATGCTGGCCGCAGCCTCGGTGCTGGGTCTGAGCCGACTGATCGATCAGCCGCATTGGCTGCTGGGCAGCGTCACCCTGCTGGCGGGCTGCATCTTCGGCTACAACCTGCTGCACAAGAAGTACGCCCACAGCGTCTGGTTGATGGGCGCTTGCCGCTCGACGCTCTACCTCACGGCGGCGGCCAGCCTGGCGGTGCCTCCGGAACCGATCTGGCTCTGCGCGATTTTGCTGGGCGTCTACATCAGCGGCCTGACCTACCTCGCCCGCAATGAACACAACAACCAGTTGCTCAGCCGCCTCCCGCTGATCCTGATGCTGAGTCCGCTGGCCCTGGCGATCTATTCCGACAACCTCTGGTTTTGGCCGGTGCTGCTGATATGGCTTGGCTGGCTGGGCTGGCACTACTGGCACAACCTGGCCAACCCGCAACATCGCAAGGTTCGGGCCTTTATCGGTGCCGGCCTGGCAGCCCTGCCCCTGTTCGATGCCCTGGTGATGGCCGTGGCCAATCAGCCTTTGGGCAGCCTGTTATGTGTCCTGGTGTTTTTCCTGCTCCCACACTTTCAGCGCTGGATCAAACCGACATGA
- a CDS encoding 3-dehydroquinate synthase, whose translation MKRSHWYRAFSFRGPAEQFWLSLFCFSGLVIASFLLFEQQIQDFLTPLNLYQPSTPTQQLNLALLLIALLALDVVLPVPSSLVALLAVAMLGSVGGYLVIFIGLCLGAGLGYALGAGYFRLLSGRLGLRQPGKLAYRLSTLSLICLRGVPVLAETSVVAAGMQRYPLRAFVLVTTLANAGLALAYSAIGTYLVEQNALLVTILASMVLPGLFIAGYSLFKTLRKLGAEQPLHGRFEVSYDYPVVFTDHLFDPLNPCLHRQLTAQQRGPVTVLVFADEQLLQSAPHLLEQIDAYFAAHAADLHLQAAPIAVPAGELSKDSQVLQQLYSDMLQHRLDRHCYVLALGGGAVLDSVGYACATFHRGIRLIRVPSTVLAQNDAGIGVKNGINAFGQKNLLGAFYPATAVINDFQLLTSLTRRDQIAGLAEAVKVALIKDQSFFQWMEQQADALAHFDHPASRYAIRRCAELHLEHITGAGDPFERGNGRPLDYGHWAAHKLENLSHHRLRHGEAVAVGMALDGLYANALGLLSDADTERVLNLLLKLGFNLCPPELTLKDAQGRSQVLLGLEEFRQHLGGQLSIPMLSRIGESVDLHEIDDARMEQALLRLSTRSGPALTLNEGFAQ comes from the coding sequence ATGAAGCGCAGCCATTGGTATCGTGCATTCTCGTTTAGAGGGCCAGCCGAACAGTTTTGGCTGTCATTGTTTTGCTTCTCAGGCTTGGTGATCGCCAGCTTCCTGTTGTTCGAACAACAGATCCAGGACTTCCTCACCCCTCTCAACCTGTACCAGCCTTCGACACCCACCCAGCAACTCAATCTGGCGCTGCTGCTGATCGCCCTGCTCGCGCTGGACGTAGTTTTGCCTGTGCCTTCGAGCTTGGTAGCGCTGCTGGCCGTGGCCATGCTTGGCAGTGTCGGCGGTTACCTGGTGATTTTCATTGGCCTGTGCCTGGGTGCCGGGCTGGGTTATGCGCTGGGGGCCGGCTATTTTCGTCTGCTGTCCGGCCGCCTCGGTCTGCGTCAGCCGGGGAAACTGGCGTATAGGCTGAGCACGCTGTCATTGATCTGCCTGCGCGGCGTGCCGGTATTGGCGGAAACTTCAGTAGTGGCCGCCGGTATGCAACGCTATCCGCTGCGCGCGTTCGTACTGGTCACCACCCTGGCCAATGCCGGCCTGGCACTGGCCTATAGCGCCATCGGCACCTACCTCGTCGAGCAGAACGCGCTGCTGGTAACCATCCTCGCCAGCATGGTCCTGCCCGGACTGTTTATCGCCGGATACAGCTTGTTCAAGACCTTGCGCAAGCTCGGTGCGGAGCAACCGTTGCACGGGCGCTTCGAGGTCAGTTATGACTACCCGGTGGTGTTCACCGATCACTTGTTCGACCCGCTCAATCCCTGTCTGCACCGCCAACTCACCGCCCAGCAAAGAGGCCCGGTGACGGTGTTGGTGTTCGCCGATGAACAACTGTTGCAAAGCGCCCCACACCTGTTGGAACAGATCGACGCCTACTTTGCCGCCCATGCTGCGGATCTGCATTTGCAGGCAGCGCCGATTGCGGTTCCGGCCGGTGAACTGAGCAAGGATTCACAGGTGTTGCAGCAGCTGTACAGCGACATGCTGCAACATCGGCTGGACCGGCATTGCTATGTCCTGGCGCTGGGAGGTGGCGCAGTGCTGGACTCGGTGGGTTACGCCTGCGCCACCTTCCACCGTGGCATTCGCCTGATCCGCGTCCCGAGCACGGTGCTGGCCCAGAACGACGCTGGCATCGGGGTGAAAAACGGCATCAATGCCTTCGGCCAGAAGAACCTGTTGGGGGCCTTCTACCCCGCCACTGCGGTGATCAATGACTTCCAGCTGCTGACCAGCCTCACCCGACGCGACCAGATCGCCGGGCTGGCCGAGGCGGTCAAGGTGGCGCTGATCAAGGACCAGTCATTCTTCCAATGGATGGAGCAACAGGCCGACGCCCTCGCCCACTTCGATCACCCGGCCAGCCGCTATGCCATTCGCCGCTGCGCCGAACTGCACCTGGAACACATCACCGGTGCCGGCGACCCCTTCGAACGCGGTAACGGACGGCCACTGGATTACGGGCATTGGGCCGCGCACAAACTGGAAAACCTCAGTCACCACCGGCTGCGCCATGGCGAAGCCGTGGCAGTGGGCATGGCCCTCGATGGACTTTATGCCAATGCGTTGGGGCTATTGAGCGACGCCGACACTGAACGGGTTCTGAACCTTTTACTCAAGCTCGGTTTCAACCTGTGCCCGCCGGAACTGACCTTGAAAGATGCACAGGGGCGCTCACAGGTGTTGCTCGGGCTGGAGGAATTCCGCCAGCACTTGGGCGGGCAACTCTCCATCCCCATGCTTAGCCGGATCGGCGAGTCAGTCGACCTGCATGAAATCGATGACGCGCGGATGGAGCAAGCGCTGTTGCGACTGTCCACCCGCAGCGGCCCGGCGCTCACCCTGAACGAGGGCTTCGCGCAATGA
- a CDS encoding substrate-binding domain-containing protein: MIQAQEIVSRATLEAVRWSGPESGPQAQRGKSIAFVAEDLRNGGIVGVAQGAREAAKAMGWTLKIFDGAGSSAGRAKAFSDALAAKPDGLILCGSDALENNAALMLFANRKVPVVGWHAGARPGPIDGTPVAMNVTTDPIEVARLTAMAAVAQSNGHAGVVILTDSKYSIAMAKAKAMEDVIRACRECTLLEVRDVAISESSEKMPAITKELLQRYGKRWTHTLAINDIYFDYSIASLTNAAIPSDGISLLSAGDGSASAFLRIQAKTYQTVTVAEPLNLHGWQVIDELNRLFAGQPVSGFVAPIHLVNADNIAFDGGKKFQYDPDNGYRDIYRHQWNP, from the coding sequence GTGATTCAAGCGCAGGAAATCGTTTCCAGGGCCACCCTCGAAGCCGTTCGCTGGAGCGGTCCTGAATCTGGTCCGCAAGCCCAACGAGGCAAGAGCATCGCCTTTGTCGCAGAAGATTTGCGTAACGGAGGAATTGTCGGTGTCGCGCAGGGCGCTCGCGAGGCAGCCAAGGCGATGGGCTGGACGCTGAAAATATTCGATGGCGCTGGATCATCGGCCGGGCGTGCAAAGGCCTTTTCCGATGCCTTGGCGGCGAAACCCGACGGCCTCATTCTGTGCGGCTCCGACGCCCTTGAGAACAATGCGGCGCTGATGCTCTTCGCCAACAGGAAGGTGCCGGTGGTTGGCTGGCACGCCGGGGCACGACCCGGGCCGATTGACGGCACGCCAGTGGCCATGAACGTCACGACCGACCCGATAGAAGTGGCGCGCCTCACGGCCATGGCGGCAGTGGCACAGTCAAACGGACACGCCGGCGTGGTCATCCTGACTGACTCCAAGTACAGCATCGCCATGGCGAAAGCCAAGGCCATGGAAGACGTCATTCGGGCCTGTCGGGAATGTACGTTACTGGAAGTACGCGATGTCGCGATCTCCGAAAGTAGCGAGAAGATGCCGGCGATCACCAAGGAGCTGCTTCAGCGCTATGGCAAGCGCTGGACCCACACCCTGGCCATCAACGATATCTATTTCGACTACTCGATTGCCTCATTGACCAACGCTGCAATACCCAGTGACGGCATCAGTCTGTTGTCTGCCGGTGATGGCAGCGCTTCGGCTTTCTTGCGCATACAGGCAAAAACCTACCAGACCGTCACCGTGGCCGAGCCGCTCAACCTGCATGGCTGGCAAGTGATAGATGAATTGAACCGGCTGTTTGCAGGTCAGCCGGTGAGTGGCTTCGTAGCGCCGATTCACCTAGTCAATGCCGACAACATCGCCTTCGACGGCGGGAAGAAATTCCAGTACGACCCTGACAATGGCTATCGAGACATCTATCGCCACCAATGGAATCCCTGA
- a CDS encoding SDR family oxidoreductase, with amino-acid sequence MRVLVTGAGTGFGYEVALRLAKRGLDVIAGVEVVAQVHSLEQEAKRRGVSLRVEKLDVTHEGDRLKAAEWDVDVLLNNAGISEGGATVDIPAENLRRQYEVNVVGPLMLTQLIAKKMVLKKKGKIVFMSSVAGLTADPFAGAYSSSKHAVEAIAEAMGLELREFGIEVATVNPGPFLTGFNDRMFETWKTWQDDPSTRLFDYNKLAFPHEQYDPEPVFETTIGVITGTVDTYRNVEPKEIIDQQRKQIDSAWTRKSREGLGKRAELVQKAYDIEPGTPV; translated from the coding sequence ATGAGAGTGCTCGTTACGGGAGCAGGTACAGGGTTTGGCTATGAAGTAGCCCTCAGACTCGCCAAGAGAGGGCTGGATGTCATCGCCGGAGTCGAGGTCGTGGCCCAGGTGCATTCACTCGAACAAGAAGCGAAGCGTCGTGGGGTGAGTCTTCGTGTCGAGAAGCTCGACGTCACACACGAAGGCGACCGGCTAAAAGCTGCTGAGTGGGATGTGGACGTGCTGCTAAACAATGCAGGTATCTCAGAAGGCGGAGCGACAGTTGATATTCCTGCCGAAAATTTGCGTCGTCAGTACGAGGTCAATGTGGTCGGCCCGCTGATGCTGACTCAACTGATTGCTAAGAAGATGGTGTTGAAGAAAAAGGGCAAGATTGTCTTTATGTCCTCAGTCGCAGGCCTTACAGCCGATCCATTCGCTGGCGCTTATTCGTCTTCCAAGCACGCGGTGGAGGCTATTGCAGAAGCGATGGGTCTTGAACTCAGAGAGTTTGGTATCGAGGTGGCAACAGTGAACCCAGGGCCGTTCCTGACCGGGTTCAATGATCGTATGTTTGAGACGTGGAAAACTTGGCAGGACGATCCTTCCACGCGTCTCTTCGACTACAACAAACTAGCTTTCCCGCATGAACAGTACGATCCGGAACCGGTATTCGAAACTACCATCGGTGTTATCACCGGCACCGTCGACACTTACCGGAATGTTGAGCCAAAGGAAATTATTGATCAGCAACGTAAGCAGATCGACTCCGCTTGGACCCGCAAGAGCAGGGAAGGACTAGGTAAGCGCGCTGAACTTGTTCAGAAGGCGTATGACATTGAGCCTGGCACGCCTGTCTGA